From a region of the Methanolinea sp. genome:
- the hisI gene encoding phosphoribosyl-AMP cyclohydrolase, giving the protein MALHYTNGLIPVVVQDAGTQEVLMVAYANAEAVEKTRETGFAHYFSRSRKKLWKKGEESGHVQKIQEIRVDCDEDCILYLVKQEGAACHTGFRSCFYRTIEGEIISEKVFDPSKVYANKDQ; this is encoded by the coding sequence ATTGCATTACACTATACTAACGGCCTGATCCCTGTTGTTGTCCAAGATGCCGGTACGCAGGAAGTACTGATGGTTGCCTATGCCAATGCAGAAGCCGTTGAAAAGACACGGGAGACCGGCTTTGCCCACTATTTCAGCCGGAGCAGGAAGAAACTCTGGAAAAAGGGAGAAGAGAGTGGACATGTCCAGAAGATCCAGGAGATACGGGTCGACTGTGACGAGGACTGCATCCTGTACCTTGTCAAACAGGAGGGGGCGGCCTGCCACACGGGTTTCCGGAGCTGTTTTTACCGGACAATCGAGGGGGAGATCATTTCTGAAAAAGTATTCGATCCCTCGAAGGTATATGCTAATAAAGATCAATGA
- a CDS encoding prepilin peptidase: MIIPAAAVGLTLLYASMLDIRERRVPFRTWYPMLAIGLPFTVLFYALLIGEKGLVAALPLLIFSAFFSLVFFLFARFRLFGGADAWALIFLTVLVPLFPVVPILGVPPFPFLPLTALVNAVIVNLFTPIGILIFNLRNGNQAPFPYLLLGFPVEGDRISESYGFVMEEITAEGETLNRRFVGIGESLLDMVRGKGRVYTLDMRRRPDEYTRERELYKRAGRVWISYGVPFIVPIMFGFVSALIVGDFIFALLKIVMGG; this comes from the coding sequence CTGATCATCCCTGCAGCCGCTGTCGGGCTTACCCTTCTCTATGCTTCGATGCTCGATATCAGGGAGAGGCGGGTGCCGTTCAGAACCTGGTATCCCATGCTCGCCATAGGGCTGCCGTTCACCGTTTTATTTTATGCCCTCCTCATCGGAGAAAAAGGTCTTGTGGCAGCACTCCCGCTTCTCATCTTCAGCGCCTTTTTTTCGTTGGTGTTCTTCCTGTTCGCACGGTTTCGTCTCTTTGGCGGAGCTGATGCCTGGGCACTGATCTTTCTCACCGTTCTCGTTCCCTTATTCCCGGTTGTCCCTATTCTCGGGGTTCCGCCATTTCCGTTCCTGCCCTTAACAGCTCTGGTCAATGCAGTCATAGTAAACCTCTTCACACCGATTGGAATTCTCATCTTTAACCTGCGAAACGGCAACCAGGCTCCGTTTCCCTACCTGTTACTCGGATTTCCGGTTGAGGGGGACCGAATCAGCGAGAGCTATGGGTTCGTTATGGAAGAGATAACTGCAGAAGGGGAGACTCTGAATCGCAGATTTGTGGGGATTGGAGAATCGCTTCTTGACATGGTTCGTGGAAAAGGGAGGGTGTATACCCTCGACATGCGACGGAGACCTGATGAGTATACCCGTGAGCGTGAACTCTACAAAAGGGCGGGCAGGGTCTGGATCTCCTACGGAGTGCCGTTCATCGTTCCTATTATGTTCGGGTTCGTGTCCGCACTCATTGTTGGAGATTTTATCTTCGCCCTGTTAAAAATCGTGATGGGAGGATGA